Proteins encoded together in one Tripterygium wilfordii isolate XIE 37 chromosome 14, ASM1340144v1, whole genome shotgun sequence window:
- the LOC120014475 gene encoding DNA mismatch repair protein MLH3 isoform X3 translates to MKGAKCLYLGLDDDMKDVGTTVVVRDLFYNQPVRRKHMQSSPKKVLHLIKKCVLRIALVHSKVFFKVFDIESEDDLLYTRPCASPLSLLMSGFGLKDSKFLHELEYSDGILKLSGYVSGPYGCHDIKAFQYVYINSRFVCKGPIHKLLNNLGTRTVCLDQWKANRGSLKGKRSTAQALPAYMLNLLCPHSLYDLTFEPSKTFVEFKDWAPVLYFIEEAVQKLWRGSTYGEPLSHGADIFHKDNKWNEADNITSEEEDIRNAYWVENSEFTLKKCGVQNHQTSLYIPSSPLEMQIKDKNWSLSENHDKLHIWQYHKYAELEQQTDMEFVDQIDYSFQLCGDSLAECAAAVVPKSENHLLTSDDDLFLNNSYFMKNRYAASKKFKKYGDGDLFMSRMQNEFRNADPSLIRETEACASPYESGEFIKKNTDNYKMPFMQSCTSLGNLLHDKVLFANVGGFKNSIDGFRTKRKRVCSDDALNILEVDSIDQSYDFFPRSPWLDEASTAMQLPQLKIDDDYSGDVDLLSRASVKSLPSYIKPFSNVRGLAANVVAQTGSSSSRHQFADSGWHSVSSDIFQPMPLDFGQYANKSALKISGRSGEEDNCWNYTDFEQIGCQFDCEAILKSSTMENCSSISRGTGLDFDNTHFRKDLCDKFSPPHSDLSLDETSLCLNTCPRDYARIEKYGTQRMGFKYEDLTTGHFPKKRARRSHSAPPFCRNKKKVISLNQYTRMKEPNAHTFCDLHTSAVIFAEANEVKDLRQSLGVLHSSSKLNSVEDLEFGTRQDDRNIQDVMLETNGLRDDEKFENSHCTCANDVGLFEDFIPKETEESLHYAVKWRTRPQTTNNGRPNHIHDQNKILEISSGFFHLSGDLLFPKSINKNCLAGARVLHQVDKKFISIVAGGTLAVIDQHAADERIRLEELRRKVLSGEGKAVTFLDTEQELVLPEIGYQLLHNYADLIKDWGWFCSIHSQGSRSFKKNLNVLHQQPTLITLLAVPCILGVNLTHMDLQEFLEQLGDTDGASTIPPSVIRVLNFKACRGAIMFGDSLLPSECSLIVEELKQTSLCFQCAHGRPTTAPLVNMEAFQKQITKLGALEGDSNKPWHGLCRQEVSLERSAQRLTEARGF, encoded by the exons ATGAAG GGAGCCAAGTGCTTGTATCTTGGACTTGATGATGATATGAAAGATGTAGGCACCACAG TGGTTGTTCGTGATTTGTTTTACAACCAACCTGTAAGGAGGAAGCATATGCAATCCAG CCCCAAGAAGGTCTTGCACTTGATAAAAAAATGTGTTCTTCGGATTGCCCTGGTGCATTCAAAGGTCTTCTTCAAAGTTTTCGATATTGAAAG TGAGGATGATCTTCTCTATACCCGTCCTTGTGCTTCTCCTTTGTCACTTTTGATGAGTGGTTTTGGTCTTAAGGATTCCAAATTCCTTCATGAACTGGAATACAGTGATGGCATATTAAAGCTGTCTGGCTATGTTTCTGGTCCTTATGGTTGCCATGATATTAAG GCTTTCCAGTATGTTT ATATCAACTCACGGTTTGTATGCAAAGGTCCCATTCATAAATTGCTAAATAACTTGGGTACAAGGACTGTGTGTTTGGATCAATGGAAAGCTAATAGAGGGTCCCTAAAAGGAAAGAGAAGTACAGCCCAAGCATTGCCGGCGTACATGTTGAATTTATTATGCCCTCATTCCCTCTATGATTTAACTTTCGAACCATCAAAAACATTTGTTGAGTTTAAG GACTGGGCACCTGTGCTTTACTTTATTGAGGAGGCCGTCCAAAAACTTTGGAGAGGAAGTACTTATG GAGAACCCTTAAGTCATGGAGCTGATATATTCCATAAGGATAACAAGTGGAATGAAGCTGACAATATCACATCAGAAGAAGAAG ATATTCGTAATGCTTATTGGGTGGAGAACTCTGAATTCACATTGAAGAAGTGTGGCGTGCAGAATCATCAGACTTCTCTCTACATTCCTTCCTCTCCTTTGGAAATGCAAATTAAGGACAAAAACTGGTCTTTAAGTGAAAATCATGATAAACTTCACATTTGGCAGTATCACAAGTATGCTGAGTTGGAGCAGCAAACTGATATGGAATTTGTTGATCAGATTGACTATTCTTTTCAATTATGTGGCGATTCCCTTGCAGAATGCGCTGCTGCTGTGGTCCCAAAAAGTGAGAATCATCTGTTGACATCGGATGATGATCTTTTTTTGAATAATAgttattttatgaaaaatcgATATGCTGCTTctaaaaaattcaagaaatatGGGGATGGTGATCTTTTCATGTCAAGAATGCAGAATGAGTTCCGTAACGCTGATCCAAGTTTGATAAGAGAAACTGAGGCGTGTGCATCTCCTTACGAGTCTGgcgaatttatcaaaaaaaacacAGATAATTACAAAATGCCATTCATGCAAAGTTGTACCTCACTTGGAAACCTGCTACATGATAAGGTTTTATTTGCAAATGTAGGTGGCTTTAAGAATTCAATTGATGGCTTCAGGACCAAAAGAAAACGGGTTTGCTCTGATGATGCTCTCAATATCCTAGAAGTAGATTCCATTGACCAGAGTTATGATTTTTTCCCGAGGAGTCCGTGGTTGGATGAGGCTTCAACTGCTATGCAGCTTCCCCAGCTCAAGATAGATGATGACTATTCTGGAGATGTTGATCTTCTGTCACGAGCTTCTGTAAAGTCACTCCCTTCTTATATAAAGCCATTTTCGAATGTGAGAGGCCTTGCAGCTAATGTGGTTGCTCAAACAGGAAGCTCTAGCTCACGTCATCAGTTTGCAGATTCTGGATGGCATTCAGTAAGCTCGGACATATTTCAACCCATgccattggattttggacaataTGCCAACAAAAGTGCACTTAAAATAAGTGGTAGATCAGGGGAGGAAGATAATTGTTGGAATTATACTGATTTTGAACAAATAGGCTGCCAGTTCGATTGTGAAGCCATTTTGAAGAGTTCCACAATGGAGAACTGCAGCTCAATTTCTAGAGGCACTGGGTTAGATTTTGATAATACCCACTTTCGAAAGGATCTATGTGATAAATTTTCTCCTCCGCATTCAGATTTATCACTTGATGAGACCTCGTTATGCTTAAATACTTGTCCTAGAGATTACGCACGCATCGAGAAGTATGGAACCCAAAGAATGGGATTTAAATATGAAGATCTTACAACAGGTCATTTTCCTAAAAAACGAGCAAGAAGAAGCCATTCTGCTCCGCCATTTTGTAGAAATAAGAAAAAGGTTATTTCCTTAAATCAGTACACAAGGATGAAAGAACCCAATGCTCACACCTTTTGTGATTTGCATACTTCag CTGTAATTTTTGCAGAAGCTAACGAAGTGAAGGATCTCCGACAATCTTTGGGTGTGCTGCATTCATCTTCAAAGCTGAATTCTGTGGAGGATTTAGAGTTTGGCACCAG GCAAGATGATAGGAACATACAAGATGTTATGCTAGAGACAAATGGGCTCCGGGATGATGAGAAGTTTGAGAACTCACATTGTACTTGTGCTAATGATGTTGGTCTTTTTGAAG ATTTTATTCCAAAGGAAACCGAGGAATCATTACATTATGCGGTCAAATGGCGCACTAGACCACAAACTACG AACAACGGTAGGCCAAATCATATTCatgatcaaaataaaatactTGAAATTTCCTCAGGGTTCTTCCATCTTTCTGGTGATTTGTTATTTCCTAAATCTATCAACAAGAACTGCCTTGCGGGTGCCAGAGTTCTCCACCAGGTGGATAAGAAGTTCATCTCCATTGTAGCTGGTGGAACTCTTGCTGTTATTGATCAG CATGCTGCGGATGAAAGGATTCGACTGGAGGAACTTCGTCGCAAG GTGCTATCTGGGGAAGGAAAAGCAGTTACCTTTCTGGATACTGAACAAGAGTTG GTCCTCCCTGAAATTGGCTATCAGTTACTGCACAATTATGCTGATCTGATCAAAGATTGGGGTTGGTTCTGCAGCATCCACTCTCAAGGTTCAAGGTCCTTCAAAAA GAATTTGAATGTTCTTCACCAGCAGCCGACTCTTATCACACTTCTGGCG GTGCCCTGCATTTTAGGTGTCAATCTAACTCACATGGATCTGCAGGAATTTCTAGAGCAG CTTGGTGATACTGATGGAGCATCAACAATTCCACCATCTGTCATTCGAGTGCTTAATTTTAAAGCTTGCAGAG GTGCAATTATGTTTGGGGATTCCTTGCTGCCTTCAGAATGTTC